In Chloroflexota bacterium, one DNA window encodes the following:
- a CDS encoding ABC transporter ATP-binding protein — protein MIGGASGPLIEHGWGPAGGRQHASIDGRVFDPRVMQRLWLYLRDYKPKILLTLGLVVVTAGMQLLGPYLLKVAIDTYIIANPDAVGLSAVSIAYALTLAVSYYSQSKQSYTMAYVTQHVLNRMRADLLVKINQLPLGYHDVHESGITMSRIINDVAVFQELLTQGAINVVADCLILIGIVSIMVAMSPKLALFTLSVMPVMIVATALFTASARKAYLQTRETIGAVAAGFQENVSAVRVVQAFTREQTNESRFNLVNQGNLDANLWAVRLASAFPPIVEFMGMLATAIVLWIGTQSVLSGEITVGIVVAFLTYVTRFFQPIRELAQVYTLFQQAMAAGEKIFDLLDEPLTVDDRPSAGPMPPIHGDIDFRHVFFSYRADVPVLQDVSFHADAGQTVALVGPTGAGKTSIASLLARFYDIDDGQILIDGIDIRSVTMASLRGQMGLVPQDPFLFSGTVADNIRFGRLDATDEEVIEAAKLANAHEFIERLPNGYDTEVNERGQNYSQGQRQLIAFARAVLANPRILILDEATASVDTRTEVLIQAALARLLQGRTSIVIAHRLSTIRNADQVLVVNDGRIVQRGTHRELLAQEGMYRELYLMQFRRETRQPGALPEELAPSA, from the coding sequence ATGATCGGCGGCGCGAGCGGCCCCCTCATCGAGCACGGCTGGGGACCGGCCGGCGGCCGACAGCATGCGTCCATCGACGGGCGCGTGTTCGATCCGCGCGTCATGCAGCGGCTGTGGCTATACCTGCGCGACTACAAGCCCAAGATCCTCTTGACGCTGGGCCTGGTCGTCGTCACGGCGGGCATGCAGCTCCTGGGTCCATATCTCCTGAAAGTCGCCATCGACACGTACATCATCGCGAATCCGGATGCCGTGGGGCTCTCGGCCGTCTCGATCGCCTACGCGCTGACCCTGGCCGTGTCCTACTACTCCCAGTCCAAACAGTCCTACACGATGGCGTACGTCACCCAGCACGTCCTGAACCGGATGCGGGCGGACCTGCTGGTCAAGATCAACCAGCTTCCTCTTGGGTACCACGACGTGCACGAGTCCGGCATCACGATGTCCCGCATCATCAACGACGTGGCCGTCTTCCAGGAGTTGCTCACGCAGGGCGCCATCAACGTGGTGGCCGATTGTCTCATTCTCATCGGCATCGTCAGCATCATGGTCGCGATGAGCCCCAAGCTCGCCCTCTTCACGCTCTCGGTCATGCCGGTCATGATCGTCGCGACGGCGCTCTTCACGGCCAGCGCGCGGAAGGCGTACCTCCAGACCCGGGAGACGATCGGCGCCGTGGCGGCGGGGTTCCAAGAGAACGTGTCCGCGGTTCGCGTGGTCCAGGCCTTCACGCGCGAGCAGACGAACGAGAGCCGCTTCAATCTCGTGAATCAGGGCAACCTCGACGCCAACCTCTGGGCGGTCCGGCTGGCGAGCGCATTCCCGCCGATCGTCGAGTTCATGGGCATGCTGGCGACCGCGATCGTGCTCTGGATCGGCACGCAGTCGGTCCTCTCCGGCGAGATCACCGTCGGCATTGTCGTCGCGTTTCTCACGTATGTGACACGGTTCTTCCAGCCGATTCGGGAGCTGGCGCAGGTCTACACCCTGTTCCAGCAGGCGATGGCGGCGGGTGAAAAGATCTTTGACCTCCTGGACGAGCCCCTGACGGTCGACGACCGGCCTAGCGCGGGGCCGATGCCGCCGATCCATGGCGATATCGACTTTAGGCACGTGTTCTTCAGCTACCGGGCGGACGTGCCGGTGCTGCAGGACGTCAGCTTCCATGCCGACGCGGGTCAGACGGTGGCGCTCGTGGGTCCGACGGGCGCTGGGAAGACGTCGATCGCCAGCCTCCTCGCACGCTTCTACGACATCGACGACGGCCAGATCCTCATCGACGGTATCGACATCCGCAGCGTCACCATGGCGTCGCTACGAGGCCAAATGGGCCTCGTCCCCCAGGACCCGTTCCTCTTCAGCGGAACCGTCGCGGACAACATCCGATTCGGCAGGCTCGACGCCACCGACGAGGAAGTGATCGAAGCGGCCAAGCTCGCCAATGCCCACGAGTTCATCGAGCGGCTTCCGAACGGCTACGATACCGAGGTCAACGAGCGCGGCCAGAACTACTCCCAGGGCCAGCGCCAGCTCATCGCCTTTGCCCGCGCCGTCCTCGCGAACCCGCGCATCCTGATCCTGGACGAGGCCACCGCGAGCGTCGACACGCGCACCGAGGTGCTGATCCAGGCAGCGCTCGCCCGCCTACTGCAGGGCCGGACGTCTATCGTGATCGCGCATCGCCTCTCGACGATCCGGAACGCCGACCAGGTGCTGGTCGTCAACGACGGGCGCATCGTGCAGCGCGGCACCCACCGTGAGCTTCTGGCCCAGGAGGGGATGTACCGCGAGCTCTACCTGATGCAGTTCCGCCGCGAGACGCGGC
- a CDS encoding ABC transporter ATP-binding protein produces MAIALRILAYRRKYWFTLAIAYLCLLASTAVDLTVPELIRRVIDCGIRATGTVHGACPTGVSQLDLVKGAALLVVGLTAFKGAFLFGQQYLAEYGAQATAYDIRNDLYRHLQRLSFSWHDRAQSGALMARATSDVEQLRWFTGRSFLQLAQFVCLGIGISIVLFVTNWKLAIVSILILPAFLRTVVRYSKTVRPMFQQIQQELAVLAAIVQENLAGARVVKAFAREPYLIEKFNQQNDHLLDEYLNAARVQSYTNPMMDVMANLGTVVVLWFGGILILRGDLTVGQLVAFNAYLLLIIRPVRRLGFLIAQSSRAIAAGERIFEILDAPVTVVDKPGAEPLPPIEGRVEFDRVSLSYYGGTKVLDDVTFDAQPGQIVALLGATGSGKTSIINLVPRFYDVSSGRVLIDGHDVRDVQIASLRKQIGIVLQDTTLFTGTIRENIAFGLPDATDEQIIAMAKAARAHDFITSFPDGYDTLVGERGVTLSGGQKQRIAIARALLLDPKILILDDFTSAVDTETEALIREALDVLMQGRTTLVIAQRVSTVLSADKIIVLDHGRVAGIGTHDELLETNAIYAEIYRLQLMDESVRDLLGGEQPALVGAPGSGNGVSHNGHNGHVNGRGALEQARGQRDV; encoded by the coding sequence ATGGCGATCGCTCTCCGGATCCTTGCCTATCGTCGCAAGTACTGGTTCACCCTCGCGATCGCGTACCTCTGCCTCCTCGCCAGCACTGCCGTCGACCTCACGGTGCCCGAGCTGATCCGCCGGGTGATCGACTGTGGCATCCGCGCGACCGGAACCGTTCACGGCGCCTGCCCAACGGGGGTCAGCCAACTCGATTTGGTCAAGGGCGCCGCGCTCTTGGTCGTCGGGCTCACGGCGTTCAAGGGGGCCTTCCTCTTTGGTCAGCAATACCTCGCGGAATACGGCGCCCAAGCCACCGCCTACGACATCCGGAACGACCTCTACCGCCACCTCCAGCGCCTCTCGTTTAGCTGGCACGATCGGGCGCAGTCCGGCGCGCTCATGGCCCGCGCGACGAGCGACGTGGAGCAGCTCCGCTGGTTCACCGGCCGCTCCTTTCTACAGCTCGCCCAGTTCGTCTGCCTCGGCATCGGGATCTCCATCGTCCTCTTCGTGACGAACTGGAAGCTGGCCATCGTCTCCATCTTGATCCTCCCGGCGTTCTTGCGCACCGTGGTGCGGTACAGCAAGACCGTCCGCCCGATGTTCCAGCAGATCCAGCAAGAGCTGGCCGTCCTGGCTGCCATCGTGCAGGAGAACCTCGCCGGCGCGCGCGTCGTCAAAGCATTCGCCCGGGAGCCGTACCTCATCGAGAAGTTCAACCAGCAGAACGACCACCTACTCGACGAGTACCTCAACGCGGCGCGCGTGCAGTCCTACACGAACCCGATGATGGACGTGATGGCCAACCTCGGCACCGTCGTGGTTCTCTGGTTCGGCGGAATCCTGATCCTTCGCGGCGATCTCACCGTGGGCCAGCTCGTGGCCTTCAACGCCTACTTGCTGCTCATCATCCGGCCGGTCCGCCGGCTCGGCTTCCTGATCGCCCAGTCCTCGCGCGCCATCGCGGCGGGTGAGCGCATCTTCGAGATCTTGGACGCGCCGGTCACCGTCGTCGACAAACCGGGCGCAGAGCCGCTTCCTCCGATCGAGGGCCGCGTCGAGTTCGATCGCGTGAGCCTGAGCTACTACGGCGGGACGAAGGTGCTGGACGACGTAACCTTCGACGCGCAGCCCGGCCAGATCGTGGCGCTCCTCGGGGCGACGGGATCGGGGAAGACGTCGATCATCAACCTCGTGCCGCGCTTCTACGACGTCAGCAGCGGGCGCGTGCTCATCGACGGGCACGACGTCCGCGACGTCCAGATCGCGTCCCTTCGGAAGCAGATCGGCATCGTCCTTCAGGACACGACCCTCTTCACCGGCACGATTCGCGAGAACATCGCCTTCGGCCTGCCGGATGCCACCGACGAGCAGATCATCGCGATGGCGAAAGCCGCGCGGGCCCACGATTTCATTACGAGCTTTCCGGACGGATACGACACGCTCGTCGGCGAGCGCGGCGTCACCCTCTCCGGCGGCCAGAAGCAGCGCATCGCGATCGCCCGGGCGCTGCTGCTCGACCCGAAGATCCTCATCCTCGACGACTTCACCTCCGCCGTCGATACCGAGACGGAGGCCCTGATCCGCGAGGCTCTCGACGTGCTCATGCAGGGGCGAACGACGCTCGTGATCGCTCAGCGCGTCAGCACCGTCTTGAGCGCGGACAAGATCATCGTCCTCGATCACGGCCGGGTCGCGGGCATCGGGACGCACGACGAGCTGCTGGAGACCAACGCCATCTACGCGGAGATCTATCGACTCCAGCTCATGGACGAATCTGTGCGCGACCTCCTGGGCGGAGAGCAGCCGGCGCTCGTTGGGGCGCCTGGCTCGGGCAACGGTGTTTCCCACAACGGACACAACGGGCACGTGAATGGACGAGGCGCCCTCGAGCAGGCTCGCGGCCAGAGGGACGTGTAG
- a CDS encoding PadR family transcriptional regulator has protein sequence MSEPGEPHGRDPSGTIGRNLEPFLLLELLRAPSYGYDLIRRLADHGFRRATSEPAVVYKVLRSLEDAGSIASHWSTQESGPARRYYEITDTGRVVLQKRARHLSRFRDRIDQFLSDYVDLTHEDPRRDAFLEEEVLPVGQKALV, from the coding sequence ATGAGCGAGCCCGGCGAGCCACACGGTCGGGACCCGTCCGGAACCATTGGTCGGAACCTCGAGCCCTTCCTGCTCCTCGAGCTGCTCCGCGCACCGTCTTACGGCTACGATCTCATCCGTCGCCTGGCCGATCACGGCTTTCGCCGCGCGACGAGCGAGCCCGCCGTCGTCTACAAGGTTTTGCGCTCGCTGGAAGACGCCGGGTCCATCGCGTCACACTGGTCCACTCAAGAAAGCGGCCCTGCACGCCGCTACTACGAGATCACCGATACCGGCCGCGTCGTGCTCCAGAAGCGAGCCCGCCATTTGAGCCGCTTTCGCGATCGCATCGATCAATTCCTCAGCGACTACGTCGACCTCACGCACGAAGACCCGCGGCGCGATGCGTTCCTCGAAGAAGAGGTGCTGCCCGTGGGGCAGAAGGCGCTCGTATAG